From the Carassius carassius chromosome 45, fCarCar2.1, whole genome shotgun sequence genome, one window contains:
- the LOC132127250 gene encoding dual specificity protein phosphatase 26-like has protein sequence MAFMSRLSRSRSNSRSPSRKDSEKGFPVLTVAELERLLYTGKTACNHADEVWPRLYIGDQEIASNRKELVKLGITHILNCAQSKWRGGAEYYAGMKITYHGIEAHDSPSFDMSVNFYPAAEFIHRALSTGGTVLVHCAVGLSRSATLVLAYLMIRQNMTLVEAIKTVKDHRGVTPNRGFLRQLSGLDSILRTSRNAT, from the exons ATGGCTTTCATGTCCAGACTGTCCCGGTCACGGAGTAATTCCAGATCTCCCAGCAGAAAGGATTCAGAGAAAGGCTTTCCTGTATTAACTGTTGCTGAACTTGAGCGTCTGCTGTACACTGGGAAAACCGCCTGTAATCATGCAGATGAAGTGTGGCCGAGGCTTTACATAGGTGACCA AGAAATTGCCTCCAACCGCAAAGAACTCGTCAAACTCGGGATCACGCACATCCTCAACTGTGCTCAGAGCAAATGGAGAGGCGGTGCAGAGTATTATGCTGGCATGAAAATCACATATCACGGCATTGAAGCTCACGACTCGCCCTCTTTTGACATGAGTGTCAACTTCTACCCAGCAGCCGAGTTCATTCACAGAGCCCTTAGTACCGGAG GAACGGTTCTTGTGCATTGTGCCGTTGGGCTGAGCAGATCTGCTACATTGGTTCTCGCCTACCTCATGATTCGCCAGAACATGACTTTAGTAGAGGCCATAAAGACTGTGAAGGACCACCGTGGCGTCACGCCAAACCGCGGTTTCCTACGGCAGCTCAGCGGTCTGGACAGCATACTGCGCACCAGCCGCAATGCAACATAA